One segment of Thermococcus sp. DNA contains the following:
- a CDS encoding sugar phosphate isomerase/epimerase, with protein sequence MIGLSMTSYRGRTLEEFEGWLENVEKLGFDFVELVSEWPNFLTRETWKAYADVLGSFDLKVTVHAPFSDVNIGSLNEKIRRTSLEILRETLDVASNLNALVVTIHPGHCSPASRKFRGDYNRVHKSSLRELEKYSREFGVLVGVENMPSFPILDVQMPERLAELLEGTGLGVTLDMGHLNTVGFPFGRFLELLGRRIVHIHLHDNSGESDQHFPLGKGTIPWEKVLPRLRDFTWALEVTSIEDARASLDFLRDIGEL encoded by the coding sequence ATGATTGGGCTTTCAATGACTTCATACCGAGGTAGGACGCTGGAGGAGTTCGAGGGCTGGCTGGAAAATGTAGAAAAACTCGGCTTCGACTTCGTTGAGCTGGTGAGTGAGTGGCCCAACTTCCTCACGAGGGAAACGTGGAAGGCCTACGCAGATGTTCTTGGGAGCTTTGACCTCAAGGTTACCGTCCACGCGCCTTTCAGCGACGTTAACATAGGCTCCCTCAACGAAAAAATAAGGCGAACTTCCCTCGAAATCCTTAGGGAAACCCTTGACGTTGCCTCCAACTTAAACGCCCTCGTAGTTACGATTCACCCGGGCCACTGCTCCCCCGCTAGCAGAAAGTTCCGCGGGGACTACAACAGGGTACATAAAAGTTCCCTCCGCGAGCTTGAGAAGTACTCGAGAGAGTTTGGAGTTTTGGTAGGGGTTGAGAACATGCCGAGCTTCCCAATCCTCGATGTTCAAATGCCAGAGAGACTGGCCGAGCTTTTGGAGGGAACGGGCTTGGGCGTTACCCTTGACATGGGACATCTCAACACCGTTGGCTTTCCCTTCGGGAGGTTTTTGGAACTTCTCGGGAGAAGAATCGTCCACATCCACCTTCACGACAACTCCGGGGAGAGCGACCAGCACTTTCCCCTCGGAAAGGGGACGATTCCATGGGAGAAAGTCCTGCCCAGGCTGAGAGATTTCACGTGGGCCCTTGAGGTTACTAGCATTGAGGACGCCCGGGCTAGTCTGGACTTTTTGAGAGACATTGGTGAGCTTTGA
- a CDS encoding acetate--CoA ligase family protein, which yields MAEKIVEELRPFFDPKAVAIIGATNKKGKVGNVIFENFKSNKERGIFKGNIYPVNPKLDEIDGYKVYHSVEELPDDTDLAVISIPAPFVPDTMRQIAKKGIKAVIIITGGFGELGEEGKRLEREIYEIAKAHGIRIIGPNCVGVYVPDTGVDTVFLPEEKMDRPKSGPIAFVSQSGAFAAAMLDWAAGAGIGIGKMVSYGNKLDVDDADLMDYFIHDDEIKVVTFYIEGVKDGRKFMESAKRITKVKPVIALKSGRTEYGAKAASSHTGSLAGADAIYDAVFKQTGIIRAEDFEHMFDLAKAFAELVHKLPKGDRIGIITDGGGAGVMASDAVAKFGLKMAELSEETKKFLKERFPPHAVVGNPTDVVGDTDAERYRLALEAFTKDPNVDAIVVIVLFQVPLLEEEKAIEIIADYQKKSDKPIVAVAMGGRKTDRYARMLEERGVPVYPTPERGVRALAGLVRYAQYLKKVKGD from the coding sequence ATGGCGGAGAAGATAGTTGAGGAGCTCAGGCCCTTCTTCGACCCGAAGGCGGTCGCTATCATCGGTGCAACCAATAAAAAGGGGAAAGTAGGCAACGTCATCTTTGAGAACTTTAAATCTAACAAGGAGCGCGGGATTTTCAAAGGGAACATCTATCCTGTGAACCCAAAGCTCGACGAGATTGACGGCTACAAGGTTTACCACAGCGTTGAAGAGCTCCCCGATGACACCGATTTGGCCGTTATCTCGATTCCCGCACCCTTCGTTCCGGATACTATGAGACAAATAGCTAAGAAAGGCATTAAAGCTGTCATAATTATCACCGGTGGGTTTGGAGAGCTCGGTGAAGAGGGCAAGAGGCTCGAACGCGAAATCTATGAAATAGCGAAGGCCCACGGCATCAGGATAATCGGTCCCAACTGTGTCGGTGTTTATGTTCCCGATACGGGTGTTGATACCGTCTTCCTGCCAGAGGAGAAGATGGACAGACCCAAGAGCGGACCGATAGCCTTTGTCAGCCAGAGTGGTGCCTTTGCCGCGGCGATGCTCGACTGGGCCGCTGGGGCGGGCATAGGAATCGGTAAGATGGTCAGCTACGGCAACAAGCTCGATGTTGATGATGCCGATTTGATGGACTACTTCATCCATGACGACGAGATAAAGGTCGTCACCTTCTACATCGAAGGCGTTAAGGACGGAAGGAAGTTCATGGAGAGCGCTAAGCGCATTACAAAAGTCAAGCCCGTCATCGCTTTAAAGAGCGGAAGAACTGAATACGGTGCTAAAGCTGCGTCAAGTCACACTGGCTCACTCGCTGGAGCGGACGCGATTTACGACGCGGTCTTCAAGCAGACTGGAATAATTAGGGCTGAGGACTTTGAGCACATGTTTGACCTGGCCAAGGCTTTCGCAGAGCTCGTCCACAAACTCCCGAAGGGAGATAGGATAGGCATAATCACCGACGGCGGTGGCGCTGGGGTCATGGCGAGCGATGCCGTTGCCAAATTCGGCCTCAAGATGGCCGAGCTGAGCGAGGAAACCAAGAAGTTCCTCAAGGAGAGGTTCCCGCCACACGCCGTCGTCGGCAATCCGACTGATGTGGTAGGAGACACCGATGCAGAGCGCTACCGTTTGGCTCTCGAAGCCTTCACGAAGGACCCGAACGTTGATGCGATAGTCGTTATCGTCCTCTTCCAGGTGCCTCTCCTCGAGGAGGAGAAGGCCATAGAAATAATAGCCGACTACCAGAAGAAGAGCGACAAGCCGATTGTGGCTGTTGCCATGGGTGGCAGGAAGACTGACCGCTACGCGAGAATGCTTGAGGAGAGGGGCGTTCCCGTTTATCCGACCCCAGAAAGGGGCGTTCGCGCCCTGGCCGGTCTTGTCAGGTACGCTCAATACTTGAAAAAAGTTAAAGGGGACTGA